In Tachypleus tridentatus isolate NWPU-2018 chromosome 7, ASM421037v1, whole genome shotgun sequence, a genomic segment contains:
- the LOC143256874 gene encoding uncharacterized protein LOC143256874: MKVLFAPLVVLVCLAMAKGNVIDIAFKLLCTLDKNDPEKVNEIKECDIQMFGEKASWLPAAMQKCENAELPTDNLDELLKEMCKEENEAKMQEMKDCLSVELAKLHEDPESTLNEWITKCF; the protein is encoded by the exons ATGAAAGTTCTGTTCGCTCCTCTTGTTGTGCTCGTGTGCCTGGCGATGGCCAAAGGCAATGTTATAGATATAGCTTTTAAACTGCTGTGTA CGCTGGATAAAAATGATCCTGAAAAAGTGAACGAGATAAAAGAGTGCGATATACAAATGTTTGGTGAAAAGGCAAGTTGG CTTCCAGCTGCAATGCAGAAATGTGAAAACGCAGAACTTCCTACAGATAACTTGGACGAGTTATTGAAAGAAATGTGTAAAGAAGAAAATGAAGCGAAAATGCag GAAATGAAAGATTGTTTGAGTGTAGAACTTGCAAAACTTCACGAGGATCCAGAATCTACACTCAATGAATGGATTACCAAATGTTTCTGA